From Trichoderma atroviride chromosome 1, complete sequence, one genomic window encodes:
- a CDS encoding uncharacterized protein (EggNog:ENOG41~TransMembrane:12 (i57-79o85-105i126-146o166-184i196-216o236-260i272-294o324-348i369-390o402-422i434-457o469-491i)) — MSAIKSLFKTGAEDVTKLNPQHAGSDDAASVQNGTETQFEHAREAKRQIGVPSASMLIFNRIIGTGIFATPGSILALSGSVGLSLFLWVAGSIIAWAGTAVYMEFGTGLPKNGGEKNYLEYVYRKPRFLVTGMYTTYVILLGWAAGNSVVFGEYILNAARVEVTDWNQRGIAVACITTAFLIHGTAVKWGLRLQNVLGVIKICIVIIVIIAPLANIKKVKEINCLHNAFEGTTGSAYGVVTSLYNVIWSFIGYSNANYALSETKNPTRTLKIAAPLAVGSVTILYMLANVSYFAGVSKAEILEAKRLVAASLFRNMFGERAERALSVFVALSAFGNVLSVIFSQGRLVQELGREGVLPFSRFFASNRPFNAPLAGLFEHWAITMITVLAPPAGDAYNFVLNLISYPLAIINVFVAGALIHLYRNRASWNWNPPIKATYPVVTFFLLSNIYLVVAPFVPPENGQNVYEHLPYWIHCVVGFGVLFVGALYWLLWAKVMPWIGKYELVEETAIDPIDGWERSYFTTRSLRST, encoded by the exons ATGTCGGCCATTAAGAGCCTGTTCAAGACGGGCGCCGAGGATGTTACCAAACTGAATCCTCAGCACGCTGGCAGCGATGATGCCGCTTCTGTCCAGAATGGAACTGAAA CTCAGTTCGAACACGCTCGAGAGGCCAAACGCCAGATCGGCGTCCCCTCAGCCTCCATGCTCATCTTCAACCGAATCATCGGTACCGGCATCTTCGCAACTCCAGGCTCCATCCTCGCCCTGTCCGGCAGCGTGggcctctccctcttcctctgggtcgccggcagcatcatcgcctgGGCCGGCACGGCAGTCTACATGGAATTCGGCACCGGCCTCCCCAAGAacggcggcgagaagaacTACCTGGAATACGTCTACCGCAAGCCTCGCTTCCTCGTGACGGGCATGTACACCACCTATGTCATTCTCCTGGGCTGGGCGGCTGGTAACTCGGTGGTCTTTGGCGAGTACATCCTCAACGCCGCCAGGGTCGAGGTTACGGATTGGAACCAGCGAGGCATTGCTGTGGCTTGCATTACAACTGCCTTCTTGATCCACGGCACTGCTGTCAAGTGGGGACTGCGTCTTCAGAACGTGCTGGGTGTCATCAAGATTTGCATTGTCATCATTGTCATTATCGCGCCCCTGGCCAATATCAAAAAGGTCAAGGAGATCAACTGCCTCCACAACGCCTTTGAGGGCACTACCGGTAGTGCCTATGGTGTCGTCACCTCTCTTTACAACGTCATTTGGAGTTTCATCGGCTACAGCAACGCAAACTACGCCCTCAGCGAGACCAAGAACCCAACCCGAACCCTCAAGATTGCCGCGCCCCTGGCCGTCGGCTCCGTCACGATCCTGTACATGCTCGCCAACGTTTCTTACTTTGCTGGTGTCTCCAAGGCGGAGATTCTCGAAGCCAAGCGACTTGTTgccgcctctctcttccgAAACATGTTTGGCGAGAGGGCCGAGAGAGCGCTCTCCGTCTTCGTCGCCCTGTCTGCCTTTGGCAACGTCTTGAGTGTCATCTTCTCCCAGGGCCGTCTTGTCCAGGAGCTTGGTCGCGAGGGTGtcttgcccttttctcgATTCTTTGCCAGCAACCGGCCCTTCAACGCTCCCTTGGCCGGTCTGTTTGAGCACTGGGCCATTACCATGATTACTGTTCTTGCACCACCTGCAGGTGATGCTTACAACTTTGTTCTCAA CCTCATCTCCTACCCTCTTGCCATCATTAACGTCTTCGTCGCCGGTGCCCTTATCCACCTCTACCGCAACCGAGCCAGCTGGAACTGGAACCCTCCCATCAAGGCCACTTACCCAGTCGTcaccttcttccttctcagCAACATTTACCTTGTCGTTGCACCTTTCGTGCCTCCTGAAAACGGCCAGAACGTCTACGAGCACCTTCCTTACTGGATTCACTGCGTTGTTGGATTTGGTGTGCTCTTTGTCGGCGCTCTTTACTGGCTGCTATGGGCCAAGGTTATGCCTTGGATCGGCAAATATGAGCTGGTTGAAGAGACTGCCATCGACCCCATTGATGGATGGGAGAGGAGCTACTTTACTACGAGATCGTTGAGATCGACATAG
- a CDS encoding uncharacterized protein (EggNog:ENOG41) has protein sequence MCFALTKSKQLVKSLLSAGDGWKLRIANNPRGELGHKGNNMKVNMNKNNRLRQITQMENAPGNNPLPETSRSTTAAGIASSSSGNRR, from the exons ATGTGTTTTGCCCTGACG AAATCGAAGCAACTCGTCAAATCCCTTCTATCTGCAGGTGACGGATGGAAGCTCCGCATCGCTAACAACCCACGTGGAGAGCTCGGA CACAAAGGGAACAACATGAAGGTCAATATGAACAAGAACAACCGACTGCGGCAAATCACCCAGATGGAGAATGCTCCTGGAAACAATCCGTTGCCAGAAACCAGCCGATCAACAACGGCCGCAGGAAtagcgagcagcagctctggcaaTAGGCGTTGA
- a CDS encoding uncharacterized protein (EggNog:ENOG41), translating to MDFDETGNSLYLAGSGWVTDIYDTRSGPMTTNPMAAGFAPTCPPYNGGEYLASPEQVYEPRRRLYSDEYDHQFPNPEYYNAPSHFSTREIADDSFFDAAFVSSQALQVPSPSLALIDYLRPEPIPFEGYGSGDWDSEHIAQLRCGSDTLPPLLKY from the exons ATGGATTTCGATGAAACGGGAAACTCACTGTATCTTGCTGGTAGCGGATGGGTCACAGACATTTACGATACCAGGAGCGGCCCCATGACTACCAACCCAATGGCGGCAGGCTTCGCTCCTACATGTCCGCCCTACAATGGTGGTGAATATTTAGCATCTCCGGAGCAGGTTTACGAGCCACGGAGACGCCTATACAGTGATGAATACGATCATCAATTCCCCAATCCGGAGTACTACAATGCTCCATCTCATTT TTCAACCAGAGAAATCGCCGATGACTCCTTTTTCGATGCCGCTTTCGTGTCCTCTCAGGCTTTGCAAgtgccatcgccatcgttgGCGCTAATTGATTATCTGAGACCGGAACCAATACCGTTTGAGGGCTACGGCAGCGGTGACTGGGACAGCGAGCATATAGCACAACTACGATGCGGATCAGACACGCTCCCCCCTTTACTCAAATACTGA
- a CDS encoding uncharacterized protein (EggNog:ENOG41~TransMembrane:12 (i49-67o87-109i116-134o146-166i178-197o209-231i281-301o321-338i345-364o376-396i408-428o434-457i)), which translates to MGVIDEKHSGSDRNSTDVRDAEIQYAAEAVQCPSHTTERKLMAKVDMRVVPFLCIMYLLAFLDRVNIANAKLFGLAKDLDLGTGDKYNTALVIFFVPYCIFEVPSNILLKKFKPHVWLSLNMFLFGFTTMMQGLVKNYSGLLATRFFLGLFETGMFPGAFYLIGMWYKRSEAQRRYSFFFNSTTLAGAFGGLLAAAIGKMDGMRGYSGWRWIFLIEGGLTVLVSFFFFFLLPDFPEEAKWLKEDERQYIASRLRVDQGTGSGLGRSMTIKDILNVFKDWKVIAGGFMYFGLIVPAYGYAYFAPTIISTFQYSPIETQLRSVPPWAAAFGFSLLIATLSDRLRHRFAFAIFAMFVAIAGFAILLAEHSNHNVQYGALFLITSGAYTAMPIIVCWFNMNLGNHTRRAVGSAWQVGYGNLGGIIAVFIFLTKDAPKFTTGYSVCLAFTILSMIASVLYGLGCWAANKKRDNMTDVPNLTEEEKTELGDLSPEYRYLL; encoded by the exons ATGGGTGTTATAGACGAGAAGCACAGCGGCTCGGATCGCAACTCGACCGACGTCCGCGATGCAGAGATTCAGTATGCGGCCGAAGCGGTCCAATGCCCGTCGCACACGACCGAGCGCAAATTGATGGCCAAGGTCGACATGCGAGTCGTTCCTTTTCTCTGTATCATGTATTTGCTTGCATTTTTGG ATCGTGTTAACATCGCAAACGCAAAACTGTTTGGCCTGGCCAAAGATCTGGATCTCGGCACCGGAGACAAATACAACACCGCGCtagtcatcttcttcgttcCTTATTGTATCTTTGAAGTCCCGTCCAATATCCTCCTCAAGAAGTTTAAGCCCCATGTCTGGCTTTCGCTCAACATGTTCCTCTTCGGCTTTACCACCATGATGCAAGGTCTGGTCAAGAACTACAGTGGCTTGCTAGCCACTCGCTTCTTTCTCGGCCTATTCGAGACTGGCATGTTTCCAGGAG CCTTCTATCTCATTGGCATGTGGTATAAGCGATCCGAAGCCCAGCGACGCTactcattcttcttcaacagcacGACCCTCGCCGGTGCCTTTGGCGGCCTTCTGgctgccgccattggcaAGATGGACGGCATGCGAGGCTACAgcggctggcgctggatctTCCTTATTGAGGGTGGTCTAACAGTCCttgtcagcttcttcttctttttccttctccccgATTTCCCGGAAGAGGCGAAGTGGCTGAAGGAAGACGAGCGCCAGTATATCGCATCCCGCCTTCGCGTGGACCAGGGCACCGGTTCCGGCCTTGGGCGATCAATGACGATCAAGGACATCTTGAATGTCTTCAAAGACTGGAAGGTTATTGCTGGCGGCTTCATGTACTTTGGCCTTATCGTCCCCGCCTACGGCTATGCCTACTTCGCCCCAACCATTATCTCGACGTTCCAATATAGCCCCATCGAAACTCAGCTGCGCAGCGTTCCGCCatgggctgctgcctttggcttttctctgCTTATTGCGACCTTGTCTGATAGATTACGGCATCGATTCGCATTTGCTATTTTCGCCATGTTTGTTGCAATTGCTGGCTTTGCTATTCTTCTCGCGGAGCACAGCAACCATAATGTCCAGTACGGCGCACTATTTCTCATCACGTCTGGCGCGTACACGGCCATGCCCATCATTGTCTGCTGGTTCAACATGAACCTAGGAAACCACACACGCCGTGCTGTCGGTAGCGCATGGCAAGTTGGCTACGGAAATCTTGGAGGCATCATCGCtgtctttattttcttgACCAAAGATGCTCCCAAGTTTACTACGGGCTACAGCGTGTGCCTCGCCTTTACCATCCTTTCCATGATTGCGTCAGTGCTCTACGGGCTGGGATGCTGGGCGGCGAATaagaagagagacaacaTGACAGATGTCCCCAACCTtacagaagaggagaagacggagtTGGGCGACTTGTCCCCAGAATATCGATACCTACTGTAA
- a CDS encoding uncharacterized protein (EggNog:ENOG41), with amino-acid sequence MRHILLSSAPLRAPSLATEIQFGIQVEFLAPPVSPSQPSQSISNRHRIFHYFASALQKSGLQAAFLLEQDSDNGENSETQEQESQLRATAPKGSIVKTKHNPDMCIMNPLSLVQWLDAGAVQNPLCRYWLLQASSDIGHDGKHAKWQPARLSSPTLRESEANNLFPGINTALYGVWTAHPAKLHVASDCGLHVSVSPVSAEGLTVLQAQRVATLVIVLENNLLFHLGSPARRGIHQQLIKAFALVYAKAGASSSPAATANLPLNILHNSTMNKALNILWGASDLSQIHQLIAHHHKTRDPTASTALRITTHTHEDDSTVNSLEFCHAQAAFGQSFVDNWVRLILTICKVAFLPTEIYKLVVAML; translated from the coding sequence ATGCGGCACATCCTGCTCTCCTCCGCGCCTCTCAGAGCCCCGTCTCTCGCTACCGAGATTCAATTCGGCATCCAAGTCGAGTTCCTCGCCCCTCCCGTCTCTCCCAGTCAACCATCCCAAAGCATCTCTAACCGCCATCGCATCTTCCACTACTTTGCTTCTGCCCTCCAGAAATCCGGCCTCCAAGCTGCCTTTCTCCTCGAACAAGACAGCGACAATGGCGAGAACAGCGAGacccaagaacaagaaagcCAGCTTCGTGCCACAGCTCCCAAGGGAAGCATCGTCAAGACCAAGCACAACCCAGACATGTGCATCATGAACCCGCTCTCCCTCGTCCAGTGGCTCGACGCAGGCGCCGTCCAAAACCCGCTGTGCAGATACTGGCTCCTCCAGGCCAGCAGCGACATCGGCCATGACGGCAAACACGCCAAATGGCAGCCCGCACGGCTCAGCAGCCCGACGTTGCGTGAATCCGAGGCAAACAACTTGTTCCCCGGCATCAACACGGCTCTGTACGGCGTCTGGACCGCCCACCCGGCAAAACTGCACGTTGCCAGTGACTGTGGTCTGCACGTATCCGTCAGCCCCGTGTCTGCAGAGGGCCTGACTGTCCTGCAGGCCCAGCGCGTGGCAACGCTGGTGATTGTGCTTGAGAACAATCTGCTCTTCCACCTGGGCTCGCCTGCTCGTCGCGGAAtccaccagcagctcatcaaggcCTTTGCTCTTGTTTACGCAAAGGCCGGAGCGTCTTCGTCTCCCGCAGCAACTGCCAATCTCCCGCTCAATATCCTCCATAACAGCACCATGAACAAGGCACTGAACATTCTCTGGGGTGCCTCTGATCTTAGCCAAATCCACCAGCTGATTGCTCACCATCACAAGACTCGCGATCCTACGGCATCTACAGCTCTGCGTATCACTACACATACTCACGAAGACGACAGCACCGTCAACTCACTCGAGTTCTGTCACGCGCAGGCAGCTTTCGGCCAAAGTTTCGTCGACAACTGGGTGCGCCTCATCCTGACCATCTGCAAGGTCGCTTTCCTCCCCACGGAGATATACAAGCTCGTCGTGGCCATGCTGTAG
- a CDS encoding uncharacterized protein (EggNog:ENOG41~TransMembrane:6 (i66-81o101-120i132-148o154-171i191-212o218-240i)), whose translation MSSTETIILQPLSLPAPIASIPRRFSDPDVLASFYERSIHDAESALPPETAVSTAQRWNDPPRNKYRVFSCFFSFIVYGMNDGAPGAMIHLFREYYHLPHSIISLIFLSPMVGCVLASFTTNRLHAVAGRRGVAAAATGAYILAYIGLTQHPPFGVVVCLLVLTGFGSGLMNGSWNSWFGGLVQGTTMQGFLHGFWGLGATLSPILISRIAAKVENWWIFYFMMAGLSVLACIGVTSSFWDDVGSGFRQQPVTSLPNAQGTLKMLNNRVTLTLSAFMVLYVGSEVTIGGWLLTFLMSVRKGSPIASSLATSGFWSGITVGRFALSWITGYVGERIMVSLYLVSAIALELVFWFGQKFAVSAVMAALIGVSTGMIMPSGIRMMTKLLPPEKHLASVGFATAFAVSGSSM comes from the exons ATGTCCTCAACAGAGACAATCATCCTCCAGCCCCTCTCTCTGCCAGCCCCCATAGCTTCCATCCCGCGCCGATTTTCTGATCCAGACGTTCTAGCCTCATTTTATGAGCGCTCGATCCACGACGCCGAATCAGCCCTGCCGCCCGAAACGGCCGTCTCCACAGCCCAGAGATGGAACGACCCCCCGAGGAACAAGTATCGTGTGTTTTCATGtttcttcagcttcattGTGTACGGCATGAATGATGGTGCACCTGGTGCAATGATTCATCTATTTAGAGAATACTACCATCTGCCACATTCGATTATTTCTCTTATTTTTCTGAGCCCCATGGTAGGTTGCGTGCTTGCCTCTTTTACTACAAATCGTCTCCATGCAGTGGCTGGAAGGCGAGGCGTTGCGGCCGCTGCGACTGGTGCGTACATACTTGCGTACATAGGGCTCACGCAGCATCCTCCCTTTGGGGTAGTCGTCTGTCTTTTGGTTTTGACGGGGTTTGGAAGCGGGTTGATGAATGGGAGCTGGAACAGCTGGTTTGGAGGATTGGTTCAGGGGACTACGATGCAGGGGTTTCTCCATGGATTCTGGGGTCTTGGCGCAACGTTGTCGCCTATTCTG ATATCGAGAATTGCAGCCAAGGTGGAAAACTGGTGGATCTTTTATT TTATGATG GCCGGGTTATCTGTTCTCGCCTGTATAGGCGtcacttcttctttctgGGATGATGTCGGGAGCGGCTTCCGTCAACAACCCGTCACGTCATTGCCCAACGCTCAAGGAACCCTCAAGATGCTGAATAATCGG GTCACTTTAACGCTTTCCGCGTTCATGGTTCTCTATGTCGGATCTGAAGTAACCATTGGAGGCTGGCTCCTCACTTTTCTGATGAGCGTCCGCAAGGGTTCGCCTATTGCGTCTTCGCTTGCTACTTCTGGATTCTGGAGTGGCATTACAGTCGGCCGTTTCGCATTGAGCTGGATCACCGGATACGTAGGCGAAAGGATCATGGTGTCGTTGTATCTCGTCAGCGCAATTGCTCTGGAGCTCGTTTTCTGGTTTGGTCAAAAGTTTGCAGTCAGTGCAGTCATGGCTGCGCTGATTGGGGTGTCCACTGGAATGATTATGCCATCT GGAATCCGAATGATGACCAAGCTGCTACCACCGGAGAAGCATCTTGCTTCTGTGGGCTTTGCCACGGCATTTGCAGTGTCCGGATCATCCATGTAA
- a CDS encoding uncharacterized protein (EggNog:ENOG41~TransMembrane:10 (i66-81o101-120i132-148o154-171i191-212o218-240i269-292o304-324i336-353o359-379i)), whose translation MSSTETIILQPLSLPAPIASIPRRFSDPDVLASFYERSIHDAESALPPETAVSTAQRWNDPPRNKYRVFSCFFSFIVYGMNDGAPGAMIHLFREYYHLPHSIISLIFLSPMVGCVLASFTTNRLHAVAGRRGVAAAATGAYILAYIGLTQHPPFGVVVCLLVLTGFGSGLMNGSWNSWFGGLVQGTTMQGFLHGFWGLGATLSPILISRIAAKVENWWIFYFMMAGLSVLACIGVTSSFWDDVGSGFRQQPVTSLPNAQGTLKMLNNRVTFHIDFIFVRVYRKADEI comes from the exons ATGTCCTCAACAGAGACAATCATCCTCCAGCCCCTCTCTCTGCCAGCCCCCATAGCTTCCATCCCGCGCCGATTTTCTGATCCAGACGTTCTAGCCTCATTTTATGAGCGCTCGATCCACGACGCCGAATCAGCCCTGCCGCCCGAAACGGCCGTCTCCACAGCCCAGAGATGGAACGACCCCCCGAGGAACAAGTATCGTGTGTTTTCATGtttcttcagcttcattGTGTACGGCATGAATGATGGTGCACCTGGTGCAATGATTCATCTATTTAGAGAATACTACCATCTGCCACATTCGATTATTTCTCTTATTTTTCTGAGCCCCATGGTAGGTTGCGTGCTTGCCTCTTTTACTACAAATCGTCTCCATGCAGTGGCTGGAAGGCGAGGCGTTGCGGCCGCTGCGACTGGTGCGTACATACTTGCGTACATAGGGCTCACGCAGCATCCTCCCTTTGGGGTAGTCGTCTGTCTTTTGGTTTTGACGGGGTTTGGAAGCGGGTTGATGAATGGGAGCTGGAACAGCTGGTTTGGAGGATTGGTTCAGGGGACTACGATGCAGGGGTTTCTCCATGGATTCTGGGGTCTTGGCGCAACGTTGTCGCCTATTCTG ATATCGAGAATTGCAGCCAAGGTGGAAAACTGGTGGATCTTTTATT TTATGATG GCCGGGTTATCTGTTCTCGCCTGTATAGGCGtcacttcttctttctgGGATGATGTCGGGAGCGGCTTCCGTCAACAACCCGTCACGTCATTGCCCAACGCTCAAGGAACCCTCAAGATGCTGAATAATCGGGTAACATTCCACATTGATTTCATATTCGTAAGGGTTTATCGCAAAGCTGACGAGATATAG
- a CDS encoding uncharacterized protein (EggNog:ENOG41~TransMembrane:12 (i66-81o101-120i132-148o154-171i191-212o218-240i269-292o304-324i336-353o359-379i391-412o424-443i)): MSSTETIILQPLSLPAPIASIPRRFSDPDVLASFYERSIHDAESALPPETAVSTAQRWNDPPRNKYRVFSCFFSFIVYGMNDGAPGAMIHLFREYYHLPHSIISLIFLSPMVGCVLASFTTNRLHAVAGRRGVAAAATGAYILAYIGLTQHPPFGVVVCLLVLTGFGSGLMNGSWNSWFGGLVQGTTMQGFLHGFWGLGATLSPILISRIAAKVENWWIFYFMMAGLSVLACIGVTSSFWDDVGSGFRQQPVTSLPNAQGTLKMLNNRVTLTLSAFMVLYVGSEVTIGGWLLTFLMSVRKGSPIASSLATSGFWSGITVGRFALSWITGYVGERIMVSLYLVSAIALELVFWFGQKFAVSAVMAALIGVSTGMIMPSGIRMMTKLLPPEKHLASVGFATAFAVSGSSIFPFAVGALAQAYGVQVLQPVALALFAAQLLLWLFISRGKLKV, from the exons ATGTCCTCAACAGAGACAATCATCCTCCAGCCCCTCTCTCTGCCAGCCCCCATAGCTTCCATCCCGCGCCGATTTTCTGATCCAGACGTTCTAGCCTCATTTTATGAGCGCTCGATCCACGACGCCGAATCAGCCCTGCCGCCCGAAACGGCCGTCTCCACAGCCCAGAGATGGAACGACCCCCCGAGGAACAAGTATCGTGTGTTTTCATGtttcttcagcttcattGTGTACGGCATGAATGATGGTGCACCTGGTGCAATGATTCATCTATTTAGAGAATACTACCATCTGCCACATTCGATTATTTCTCTTATTTTTCTGAGCCCCATGGTAGGTTGCGTGCTTGCCTCTTTTACTACAAATCGTCTCCATGCAGTGGCTGGAAGGCGAGGCGTTGCGGCCGCTGCGACTGGTGCGTACATACTTGCGTACATAGGGCTCACGCAGCATCCTCCCTTTGGGGTAGTCGTCTGTCTTTTGGTTTTGACGGGGTTTGGAAGCGGGTTGATGAATGGGAGCTGGAACAGCTGGTTTGGAGGATTGGTTCAGGGGACTACGATGCAGGGGTTTCTCCATGGATTCTGGGGTCTTGGCGCAACGTTGTCGCCTATTCTG ATATCGAGAATTGCAGCCAAGGTGGAAAACTGGTGGATCTTTTATT TTATGATG GCCGGGTTATCTGTTCTCGCCTGTATAGGCGtcacttcttctttctgGGATGATGTCGGGAGCGGCTTCCGTCAACAACCCGTCACGTCATTGCCCAACGCTCAAGGAACCCTCAAGATGCTGAATAATCGG GTCACTTTAACGCTTTCCGCGTTCATGGTTCTCTATGTCGGATCTGAAGTAACCATTGGAGGCTGGCTCCTCACTTTTCTGATGAGCGTCCGCAAGGGTTCGCCTATTGCGTCTTCGCTTGCTACTTCTGGATTCTGGAGTGGCATTACAGTCGGCCGTTTCGCATTGAGCTGGATCACCGGATACGTAGGCGAAAGGATCATGGTGTCGTTGTATCTCGTCAGCGCAATTGCTCTGGAGCTCGTTTTCTGGTTTGGTCAAAAGTTTGCAGTCAGTGCAGTCATGGCTGCGCTGATTGGGGTGTCCACTGGAATGATTATGCCATCT GGAATCCGAATGATGACCAAGCTGCTACCACCGGAGAAGCATCTTGCTTCTGTGGGCTTTGCCACGGCATTTGCAGTGTCCGGATCATCCAT CTTTCCTTTTGCAGTCGGCGCACTCGCTCAGGCATATGGCGTACAAGTTCTGCAGCCcgtggcattggcattgttTGCAGCGCAACTGTTGCTGTGGCTCTTTATTTCAAGGGGGAAGCTCAAAGTTTAG
- a CDS encoding uncharacterized protein (EggNog:ENOG41) has translation MATVRHARRGDAKTILDFIQELADYEKESDSVLATVETLQNTIAFAPADVVSPQNHLPVTEPITATRPARCLLLIDAQGKAVGMALYFYNYSTWRSKAGIYLEDLYVSQSERNKGYGKILLSALAKEVLAMGGGRLDWSVLKWNEPSIKFYEIIGATAMNDWVGMRMDGPDALGKLAKLA, from the exons ATGGCAACTGTTCGACACGCAAGACGCGGGG ATGCGAAGACGATCCTAGACTTCATCCAGGAGCTCGCCGACTACGAGAAGGAGTCCGACTCCGTGCTGGCCACCGTCGAGACCCTGCAAAACACAATTGCCTTTGCGCCGGCAGACGTCGTCAGCCCCCAGAACCACCTGCCCGTGACCGAGCCCATCACAGCCACTCGTCCCGCACGatgcctcctcctcatcgacGCACAAGGCAAGGCCGTAGGAATGGCTCTTTATTTCTACAACTATAGTACATGGCGATCCAAGGCTGGCATCTACCTGGAGGATCTCTATGTGTCTCAGTCAGAGCGCAACAAGGGATACGGCAAGATCTTGCTGTcggcgctggccaaggaggtTCTTGCTATGGGCGGTGGTCGTTTGGATTGGTCTGTGCTGAAGTGGAATGAGCCCAGTATCAAGTTCTATGAGATCATTGGAGCCACTGCAATGAACGACTGGGTGGGAATGCGAATGGATGGACCTGACGCCCTGGGCAAGCTTGCCAAGCTTGCCTAA
- a CDS encoding uncharacterized protein (EggNog:ENOG41), giving the protein MPAPSYPLPASPSAIQLYRHILRECSYLPPAFRAEIASAIQDRFHRHRKYDPRAKSHLTRAQTALRTLRAANSGEQSAMEGLISKGFGRTGSRRRELMAKFVIPQGPRDTGALEEALVSADRGNKAAKDSAFSTQVSEESESKIKRKFFDKWDQKKLLRLLSSQRQQQRDTKGMASWRGAIVKTIDPDQFIPKETIWGKPPGENLRQTKRAHWWRRSAEKIMPPLGRGEWEMLKQLSNGGQERGEWNVPERRTSAKPLVTSAETGEQASWSWADYATKPAAIVEKPKSLKQQRRTGQKDSSPYGVKDRDRTLSARWFQRAYTRAWQLTPTMSQDPNTLNYSFTWGSVQPKLPPAAQHQLEIFQGVDQKGRKVRNTPSS; this is encoded by the coding sequence ATGCCTGCCCCTTCATATCCCCTCCCCGCGTCGCCATCCGCAATCCAGCTCTACCGTCATATTCTCCGAGAATGTTCTTACTTACCTCCCGCCTTCCGCGCCGAGATTGCCTCCGCAATTCAAGATCGTTTTCATAGACATCGAAAGTATGACCCACGTGCAAAATCCCATCTCACAAGAGCGCAGACAGCTCTACGAACTCTACGAGCTGCCAATAGCGGCGAGCAGTCCGCCATGGAGGGCTTGATATCCAAGGGGTTTGGGAGAACAGGAAGCAGGCGACGAGAACTGATGGCCAAATTCGTGATCCCACAGGGGCCCAGAGATACAGGCGctcttgaagaagctcttgTGTCAGCCGACAGAGGAAATAAAGCGGCAAAAGACTCTGCCTTTTCAACGCAGGTATCAGAAGAGAGCGAATCAAAAATCAAAAGGAAATTTTTCGATAAATGGGACCAAAAAAAGCTCTTGCGGCTTCTATCAtcacagcggcagcaacagcgggACACAAAGGGAATGGCCAGCTGGCGGGGAGCAATCGTCAAGACGATTGACCCGGATCAATTCATTCCTAAAGAGACCATCTGGGGGAAACCACCTGGAGAGAATCTAAGACAAACGAAAAGAGCTCACTGGTGGCGGCGGAGTGCTGAAAAGATCATGCCTCCGCTGGGCAGGGGCGAGTGGGAGATGCTCAAGCAGCTGAGTAACGGAGGCCAAGAGAGAGGCGAGTGGAACGTCCCAGAGAGGCGAACATCAGCAAAGCCGTTGGTGACCTCGGCAGAGACCGGCGAGCAAGCatcttggagctgggcaGATTATGCCACAAAGCCAGCGGCGATTGTCGAGAAACCCAAATCCCTTAAACAACAGCGGCGAACCGGCCAAAAGGACAGCAGCCCGTACGGCGTCAAGGACCGGGATCGCACACTGTCTGCGAGATGGTTCCAGAGAGCCTACACCAGAGCGTGGCAGCTTACACCAACAATGTCACAGGACCCCAACACGCTCAACTATTCGTTCACATGGGGAAGTGTCCAGCCAAAGCtccctccagcagctcagcaCCAGCTCGAGATCTTTCAAGGTGTCGACCAAAAGGGCCGCAAAGTGCGTAATACGCCATCGTCGTGA